Proteins from a single region of Acidovorax sp. NCPPB 3576:
- a CDS encoding IclR family transcriptional regulator domain-containing protein has product MAASPGDGTAALEKALDVLDAVGAAPQGLSHADLASRLALPRTTAYRLLATLVARGMLRRDPLRKVYCLGVRCFELARQAHAMPDLAAAAVMELRTLRDLTGETTYLAALDGRDVVSLERCDGAHSQRSSSALGQRKPVYCTSQGKAILSAMDSAARDALVRGLVLRPVTLRTLTDRRRLLAELRVTAARGYAIDDEEIVPGVRCVGAPIIDGLGQVRGALSVAGPAWRLTPERLELLGPEVAEAARRVGAQLHGVRPALGDAEARPVPGPWAFHGAHPRWCAASGRLFWADTLAPALRAVAPGDEGDTLWAEAEGPVHGLLLGQEGNAAGEAGPGRIAPPPIAWCAHGAFALPRGGPAQRLAAWPAQPAQAVCRGADGELWLACETPEGGSAVGCLRPGGALEVRWRLPEPVQCLRWRAVDGTLWAAVPDTGAILSLQPETGAMRRLVTVPKGSGRVSGLALDAEGGVWTALRDGWSVVRFLPDGSLDRVVALPVPSPTDVELGGADGRRLFITTARQPVPLDVLAKAPLSGRLFEVAI; this is encoded by the coding sequence ATGGCTGCATCGCCTGGAGACGGCACCGCCGCGCTCGAAAAAGCCCTCGACGTGCTGGACGCCGTGGGCGCCGCGCCCCAAGGCCTGAGCCACGCCGACCTGGCGTCGCGCCTGGCGCTGCCCCGCACCACGGCCTATCGCCTGCTGGCCACGCTGGTGGCGCGCGGCATGCTGCGGCGCGACCCGCTGCGCAAGGTGTACTGCCTGGGCGTGCGCTGCTTCGAGCTGGCGCGCCAGGCCCATGCCATGCCCGACCTGGCCGCAGCGGCCGTGATGGAGCTGCGCACCCTGCGCGACCTGACGGGCGAGACCACCTACCTTGCGGCGCTGGACGGGCGCGACGTGGTGTCGCTCGAGCGCTGCGACGGCGCGCACAGCCAGCGCTCGTCCAGCGCTTTGGGCCAGCGCAAGCCGGTGTACTGCACCAGCCAGGGCAAGGCCATCCTTTCGGCCATGGACAGCGCGGCGCGCGATGCGCTCGTGCGCGGGCTGGTGCTGCGCCCGGTCACGCTCCGCACCTTGACCGACCGCCGGCGCCTGCTGGCCGAGCTGCGCGTGACCGCCGCGCGCGGCTACGCCATCGACGACGAAGAGATCGTGCCCGGCGTGCGCTGCGTGGGCGCGCCCATCATCGACGGGCTGGGCCAGGTGCGCGGCGCGCTCAGCGTGGCCGGGCCCGCGTGGCGCCTTACGCCCGAGCGGCTGGAGCTGCTGGGCCCCGAAGTGGCCGAGGCCGCGCGCCGCGTGGGTGCGCAATTGCACGGCGTGCGCCCAGCCCTGGGCGATGCCGAGGCCCGCCCCGTGCCCGGCCCGTGGGCCTTCCACGGCGCCCACCCGCGCTGGTGCGCGGCCAGCGGCCGGCTGTTCTGGGCCGACACGCTCGCTCCCGCGCTGCGGGCGGTGGCCCCGGGGGACGAAGGCGACACGCTCTGGGCCGAGGCCGAAGGCCCCGTGCACGGCCTGCTGCTGGGGCAGGAGGGCAACGCGGCCGGGGAGGCTGGGCCCGGCCGCATCGCGCCCCCGCCCATCGCCTGGTGCGCCCACGGGGCCTTCGCCCTGCCCCGGGGCGGGCCGGCGCAGCGCCTGGCCGCCTGGCCTGCACAACCGGCCCAGGCCGTCTGCCGGGGCGCGGACGGCGAGCTGTGGCTGGCCTGCGAAACGCCCGAGGGCGGCAGCGCCGTGGGCTGCCTGCGGCCCGGCGGCGCGCTGGAGGTGCGCTGGCGTCTGCCTGAGCCAGTGCAGTGCCTGCGCTGGCGCGCGGTGGACGGCACGCTCTGGGCCGCCGTGCCGGACACCGGCGCCATCCTGTCGCTGCAGCCCGAAACCGGCGCCATGCGCCGCCTCGTCACCGTGCCCAAGGGCTCGGGCCGGGTGAGCGGCCTGGCGCTGGATGCCGAGGGCGGCGTGTGGACGGCCCTGCGCGACGGCTGGAGCGTGGTGCGCTTTCTGCCTGACGGCAGCCTGGACCGCGTCGTCGCGCTGCCGGTGCCAAGCCCCACCGATGTGGAACTGGGCGGGGCGGATGGGCGGCGGCTGTTCATCACCACGGCGCGGCAGCCGGTGCCGCTGGATGTTTTGGCCAAGGCACCCTTGTCGGGCCGGCTGTTCGAGGTCGCTATTTAG
- a CDS encoding M48 family metallopeptidase, with product MKKFSLSAVALALLLSGCATTGDGSKSGSGTSAISSVLGAATAGGSTSSSTENKAGAALDVFKAVTVSDEELKTVSLQYRNYEDRTEGAAPASNKYAQRLARLTKKHVNEDGMKLNFKVYLSKDVNANATADGSIRVYSGLMDMMNDQELLGVIGHEIGHVKLQHSLSAMRTAYMASAGRKAASAAGGVGRLADSDLGALGEKLVNSQFSQSQETQADDYGLAFMKKHKYKVQSMESAFRKIASLSGKSGGMDAMLSTHPDAGGRADRMRDLASAK from the coding sequence ATGAAGAAGTTCTCACTGAGCGCCGTCGCGCTCGCCCTGCTGTTGTCCGGCTGCGCCACCACGGGTGACGGCAGCAAGAGCGGCTCCGGCACCTCTGCCATCTCCAGCGTGCTGGGCGCCGCCACCGCCGGCGGCTCCACCTCCAGCAGCACCGAGAACAAGGCCGGCGCCGCACTGGACGTGTTCAAGGCCGTGACCGTGTCCGACGAAGAACTCAAGACGGTCTCGCTGCAGTACCGCAACTACGAAGACCGCACCGAAGGCGCCGCGCCCGCCAGCAACAAGTACGCCCAGCGCCTGGCGCGCCTGACCAAGAAGCACGTGAACGAAGACGGCATGAAGCTGAACTTCAAGGTGTACCTGAGCAAGGACGTGAACGCCAACGCCACGGCCGACGGCTCCATCCGCGTGTACAGCGGCCTCATGGACATGATGAACGACCAGGAACTGCTGGGCGTGATCGGCCACGAAATCGGCCACGTCAAGCTGCAGCACTCGCTGTCGGCCATGCGCACGGCCTACATGGCTTCCGCCGGCCGCAAGGCCGCGTCCGCCGCGGGCGGCGTGGGCCGCCTGGCCGACTCCGACCTGGGCGCCCTGGGCGAGAAGCTGGTCAACAGCCAGTTCTCGCAAAGCCAGGAAACCCAGGCCGACGACTACGGCCTGGCCTTCATGAAGAAGCACAAGTACAAGGTGCAGTCCATGGAATCGGCCTTCCGCAAGATCGCCTCGCTGAGCGGCAAGAGCGGCGGCATGGACGCCATGCTGTCCACCCACCCGGACGCAGGCGGCCGTGCGGACCGCATGCGCGACCTGGCATCGGCGAAGTAA
- a CDS encoding helix-turn-helix domain-containing protein, giving the protein MDINTRLARRVRELRDARSLSLDALAERSGVSRSNISLIERGESSPTATVLDKLATGLGVALASLFDAPQAEGDEGRAAPSPVARVAQQPVWTDPASGYLRRNVSPTVPSPLQLVDVVFPPGQRVAYERADRGAEIHQQIWMIDGRMDIALDGTVWRLEAGDCLAHRLEGAVEYRNPTRSPARYLVALATLPTAPPHPARSPI; this is encoded by the coding sequence ATGGACATCAATACCCGCCTGGCGCGCCGCGTGCGCGAACTGCGCGATGCGCGCAGCCTCTCGCTCGACGCGCTGGCCGAACGCAGCGGCGTGAGCCGCTCCAACATCTCGCTCATCGAGCGCGGAGAAAGCAGCCCCACCGCCACCGTGCTGGACAAGCTGGCCACCGGCCTGGGCGTGGCGCTGGCCTCGTTGTTCGATGCGCCCCAGGCCGAAGGCGATGAAGGCCGCGCTGCGCCCTCGCCCGTGGCCCGCGTGGCCCAGCAGCCCGTGTGGACCGACCCCGCCTCCGGCTACCTGAGGCGCAACGTGTCGCCCACGGTGCCGTCGCCGCTGCAACTCGTGGATGTGGTCTTCCCGCCGGGCCAGCGCGTGGCCTACGAGCGGGCCGACCGCGGCGCGGAGATCCACCAGCAGATCTGGATGATCGACGGCCGCATGGACATCGCGCTGGACGGAACGGTCTGGCGGCTGGAAGCCGGCGACTGCCTGGCCCACCGGCTGGAAGGCGCCGTCGAGTACCGCAATCCCACGCGCAGCCCCGCGCGCTATCTGGTGGCCCTGGCCACCCTGCCCACCGCCCCACCCCACCCGGCCCGGAGCCCGATATGA
- the rocF gene encoding arginase: protein MTATATPTAPHTRATLIGAPTDAGAARLGAAMGPDALRVAQLGPALARFGVDVQDAGNLFGPPNPQSARGEHGLRNLAECVAWNRAVHDAVSAQFAAGRLPILLGGDHHLAVGSISAVARHCRNAGKRLRVLWLDAHADCNTPAISPSGNVHGIPVASLYGYGPESLSALSGAVPALQAAQLCQIGLRSVDDEEKRLIRELGIEVYDMRSIDELGMREVMRRALDGLEGEAGEDVHLHLSFDVDFLDPEIAPGTGTTVRGGPNYREAQLCMEMIADTGRLASLDIVELNPALDIRNQTAELVVDLVESLFGKSTLVRARPAAA, encoded by the coding sequence ATGACCGCCACCGCCACGCCCACAGCCCCGCACACCCGCGCCACCCTCATCGGCGCGCCCACCGACGCCGGGGCCGCACGCCTGGGCGCGGCCATGGGGCCCGATGCCCTGCGCGTCGCCCAGCTGGGCCCGGCCCTCGCGCGGTTCGGCGTGGACGTGCAAGATGCCGGCAACCTGTTCGGCCCGCCCAACCCGCAAAGCGCGCGGGGCGAGCACGGGCTGCGCAACCTGGCGGAATGCGTGGCGTGGAACCGCGCGGTGCACGACGCCGTGTCCGCGCAGTTCGCCGCTGGCCGCCTGCCCATCCTGCTGGGGGGCGACCACCACCTGGCGGTGGGCTCGATCAGCGCGGTCGCGCGGCACTGCCGCAACGCGGGCAAGCGCCTGCGCGTGCTATGGCTCGATGCCCACGCGGACTGCAACACGCCCGCCATCTCGCCCAGCGGCAACGTGCACGGCATTCCGGTGGCGAGCCTGTACGGCTACGGCCCCGAATCGCTGTCGGCCTTGAGCGGGGCGGTGCCCGCGCTGCAGGCCGCGCAGTTGTGCCAGATCGGCCTGCGCAGCGTGGACGACGAGGAAAAGCGCCTGATCCGCGAGCTGGGCATCGAGGTGTACGACATGCGTTCCATCGACGAGCTGGGCATGCGCGAGGTCATGCGCCGCGCGCTCGACGGGCTGGAGGGCGAAGCTGGCGAAGACGTGCACCTGCACCTGAGCTTCGACGTGGACTTCCTCGACCCCGAGATCGCCCCCGGCACCGGCACCACGGTGCGCGGCGGCCCCAACTACCGCGAGGCGCAGCTGTGCATGGAGATGATCGCGGACACGGGGCGGCTCGCCTCGCTGGACATCGTGGAGCTGAACCCCGCGCTCGACATCCGCAACCAGACGGCCGAGCTGGTGGTGGACCTGGTGGAGAGCCTGTTCGGCAAGAGCACGCTGGTGCGTGCCCGCCCCGCGGCCGCGTGA
- a CDS encoding winged helix-turn-helix transcriptional regulator, translating to MARRKSLADSPCPVARSLDVVGDRWSMLIVRDAFDGLRRFGEFQASLGAARNILSDRLRTLVEEGVLEIAPASDGSAYQEYVLTAKGQTLFPVVVALRQWGEAHLYARGEKHSVLVDRATGKPLPKALLRLEDGRVVQPADTLVKKVRARP from the coding sequence ATGGCCAGAAGAAAAAGTCTTGCGGATTCGCCCTGTCCGGTGGCCCGGTCGCTCGATGTGGTGGGCGACCGCTGGTCGATGCTGATCGTGCGGGATGCGTTCGACGGGTTGCGGCGCTTCGGCGAGTTCCAGGCCAGCCTGGGCGCGGCGCGCAACATCCTCAGCGACCGCCTGCGCACGCTGGTGGAAGAGGGCGTGCTGGAGATCGCGCCCGCCTCCGATGGCAGCGCCTACCAGGAATACGTGCTGACCGCCAAGGGTCAGACGTTGTTCCCGGTGGTCGTGGCCCTGCGCCAGTGGGGCGAGGCGCACCTGTACGCCCGGGGCGAGAAGCATTCCGTGCTGGTCGATCGCGCCACGGGCAAGCCGCTGCCGAAAGCCCTGCTGCGGCTGGAGGATGGCCGGGTCGTGCAGCCGGCGGACACCCTCGTCAAGAAGGTGCGCGCGCGGCCCTGA
- a CDS encoding aldehyde dehydrogenase (NADP(+)) has translation MPDNTLQSIDARTGQPHGAAWAESTPAEIDAAVAAAASAADAFAATPAADRAALLRALAEALEAQREALVPVADRESGLGPVRLNGELDRTAFQLRGFADVLERGTAHTVLDDAAVAGAPPAGRPRLTRVRVPVGPVAMFSASNFPFAFSVLGGDTASALAAGCPVVVKAHPAHPELSRQTAALAQSVVAARGLPAGVFQLVQGGSIEAGVRLVQAPAVAAVAFTGSFKGGTALAKVAAERPRPIPFYGELGSVNPLVALPSALQANGAALAETLAGSICLGSGQFCTSPGVIVVRKDASGDAFVQALADKLRPLAPHAMLSAGIRGAFDRGVAAWRGNGKLKALVSETAEAGATPRPFLGEVHAGDFIADPALHEEVFGSAALVVRVASIEETVAVLQAIGGSLTVTLWGADADTAEHRALVRAATQVAGRVLFSGVPTGVAVTGAQMHGGPYPASTAPFTTSVGYAALDRFLRPVALQDAPAWLIERNGVPC, from the coding sequence ATGCCCGACAACACCCTGCAATCCATCGACGCCCGCACGGGCCAGCCCCACGGCGCCGCCTGGGCCGAATCCACCCCGGCCGAGATCGACGCTGCGGTGGCTGCCGCCGCCAGCGCCGCCGATGCCTTCGCCGCCACCCCGGCCGCCGACCGCGCCGCCCTGCTGCGCGCGCTGGCCGAGGCCCTGGAAGCCCAGCGCGAGGCCCTGGTGCCCGTGGCCGACCGCGAAAGCGGCCTGGGTCCGGTGCGCCTGAACGGCGAGCTGGACCGCACGGCCTTCCAGCTGCGCGGCTTTGCCGACGTGCTGGAGCGCGGCACGGCCCACACCGTGCTGGACGACGCCGCCGTGGCCGGCGCGCCGCCCGCCGGCCGCCCGCGCCTGACCCGCGTGCGCGTGCCCGTGGGTCCGGTGGCCATGTTCTCGGCCAGCAACTTTCCGTTCGCGTTCTCGGTGCTGGGCGGCGACACGGCATCCGCCCTGGCGGCCGGCTGCCCGGTGGTGGTGAAGGCGCACCCCGCGCACCCCGAACTGTCGCGCCAGACGGCGGCGCTGGCGCAGTCCGTGGTGGCGGCGCGCGGCCTGCCGGCCGGCGTGTTCCAGCTGGTGCAGGGCGGCTCGATCGAGGCCGGCGTGCGCCTGGTGCAGGCGCCGGCCGTCGCGGCCGTGGCCTTCACCGGCTCGTTCAAGGGCGGCACGGCGCTGGCCAAGGTGGCCGCCGAGCGTCCGCGCCCCATCCCTTTCTATGGCGAGCTGGGCTCGGTGAACCCGCTGGTGGCGCTGCCTTCGGCGCTGCAGGCCAACGGCGCCGCGCTGGCCGAAACGCTGGCCGGCTCCATCTGCCTCGGATCGGGCCAGTTCTGCACCAGCCCCGGCGTGATCGTCGTGCGCAAGGACGCCTCGGGCGATGCCTTCGTGCAGGCGCTGGCCGACAAGCTGCGCCCCCTGGCGCCGCACGCCATGCTCAGCGCCGGCATCCGCGGCGCGTTCGACCGGGGCGTGGCGGCATGGCGCGGCAACGGAAAGCTCAAGGCCCTGGTCAGCGAAACGGCCGAGGCCGGCGCCACGCCCCGCCCGTTCCTGGGCGAAGTGCACGCGGGCGACTTCATCGCCGACCCTGCGCTGCACGAAGAGGTCTTCGGCTCTGCCGCGCTGGTGGTGCGCGTGGCCTCCATCGAAGAAACCGTGGCCGTGCTGCAGGCCATCGGCGGCTCGCTCACCGTCACCCTGTGGGGTGCCGACGCCGACACGGCCGAGCACCGCGCGCTGGTGCGCGCCGCCACGCAGGTGGCCGGCCGCGTGCTGTTCTCGGGCGTGCCCACGGGCGTGGCCGTGACCGGCGCACAGATGCACGGCGGCCCCTACCCCGCCAGCACCGCGCCGTTCACCACGTCCGTCGGCTATGCGGCGCTGGACCGCTTCCTGCGCCCCGTGGCGCTGCAGGACGCACCCGCCTGGCTGATCGAGCGCAACGGCGTGCCCTGCTGA
- a CDS encoding ornithine cyclodeaminase, with amino-acid sequence MTPDQRPVSFPGPGAMSTEFLSATRAAQLVGRTGVVECLRGMAQAIEEDYARWQDFDKSARTASHSPNGVIELMPVADARDYAFKYVNGHPVNTRRGLPTVMAFGALADVATGHPSFLSELTLTTALRTAATSAMVARHLARPDSRSMALIGNGAQSEFQALAFVGLLGIGELRLYDIDPAATAKLAANLAPLVARGELEMVRCASTAEAVRGADIVTTVTADKAYATILHGDLVEPGMHINAVGGDCPGKTELAAEVLRAASVFVEYEPQTRIEGDLQQMPADFPVTEFWRVVRGEAPARTSPAQVTVFDSVGFALEDYSALRFMRALGRSAGLLQRLELIPEQADPKDLYAQLQPWLALGTPASAPPLVQAAAHLAQAL; translated from the coding sequence ATGACCCCCGATCAACGCCCTGTCTCCTTCCCCGGCCCCGGCGCCATGTCCACCGAGTTCCTGAGCGCCACGCGCGCCGCGCAGCTGGTCGGCCGCACCGGCGTGGTGGAATGCCTGCGCGGCATGGCGCAGGCCATCGAAGAGGACTACGCCCGGTGGCAGGACTTCGACAAGTCCGCGCGCACCGCCAGCCATTCGCCCAATGGCGTCATCGAACTCATGCCCGTCGCCGACGCCCGCGACTACGCCTTCAAGTACGTGAACGGCCACCCGGTCAACACCCGCCGCGGCCTGCCCACGGTGATGGCCTTCGGCGCGCTGGCCGACGTGGCCACCGGCCACCCCTCCTTCCTGAGCGAACTCACCCTGACCACGGCGCTGCGCACCGCCGCCACGTCGGCCATGGTCGCGCGCCACCTGGCGCGCCCGGACAGCCGCAGCATGGCGCTGATCGGCAACGGCGCGCAGAGCGAATTCCAGGCCCTGGCCTTCGTGGGCCTGCTGGGCATCGGCGAGCTGCGCCTGTACGACATCGACCCGGCCGCCACGGCCAAGCTGGCGGCCAACCTCGCGCCGCTGGTGGCGCGGGGGGAGCTGGAGATGGTGCGCTGCGCCAGCACCGCCGAGGCCGTGCGCGGCGCGGACATCGTCACCACCGTCACCGCCGACAAGGCCTACGCCACCATCCTGCACGGCGACCTGGTCGAGCCCGGCATGCACATCAACGCGGTGGGCGGCGACTGCCCCGGCAAGACCGAACTGGCGGCCGAGGTGCTGCGGGCGGCCAGCGTGTTCGTGGAGTACGAGCCCCAGACCCGCATCGAAGGCGACCTGCAGCAGATGCCCGCCGACTTCCCCGTGACCGAGTTCTGGCGCGTGGTGCGCGGCGAGGCTCCGGCCCGCACCTCGCCCGCGCAGGTCACCGTGTTCGACTCGGTGGGCTTCGCGCTGGAGGACTATTCCGCGCTGCGCTTCATGCGCGCGCTGGGCCGCAGCGCGGGCCTGCTGCAGCGGCTGGAGCTGATCCCGGAGCAGGCCGACCCCAAGGACCTGTACGCACAGCTCCAGCCATGGCTCGCCTTGGGCACGCCCGCCAGCGCGCCCCCGCTGGTGCAGGCCGCCGCCCACCTGGCGCAAGCGTTGTAA
- a CDS encoding acetoacetate--CoA ligase: METKNTPPFVPQIRLYQDWLQARHGLAFADYDALWRWSVTDLDAFWQSIWDYFDLQSPTPHTAVLARNAMPGAVWFPGAQVNYARQVLRHVDPAHAAGLPAVVSRNERGLHRELSWPELRRQVASLALHLHRQGVRRGDRVAAYLPNIPEAMVALLATASLGAVWSVCAPDMGTAAVLDRFRQIAPKVLIAVDGVTYGGRDHDRTGVLAELRAALPSVTHVVVVQHLHAPETIADTADYSRACGQNDAETAAFEPEWLPFDHPLWIVYSSGTTGLPKPIVHGHGGMVLVALQLKGLHNDIGCSYEPNSFGERYHWYSSTGWVMWNAQVSGLLAGTTCVIYDGNPGGSRERPDWGTLWRFAAETGVTFFGAGAAFYANCMKSGLSLADCGDLSRVRALGTTGSPLAPEVQAWGTAQFRALGVSGHADGDIWWNNISGGTDFCGAFIGGHRELPQVPGEMQCRMLGAAVEAWNTEGQPVIDEVGELVCTQPIPSMPLYLWGDGGPGPAGQGGDPNGKRYLASYFDMYPPGHGRLPGGGDGPLDMGPVWRHGDWIKIGRHGGCVIYGRSDATINRHGLRMGTSEIYRAVEALPEVLDSLVVDLESLGRDSYMPLFVALRGGVVLDDALRARIAAAIRTALSPRFVPDEIVQVAEVPRTLSGKKQELPIKKLLLGQPLEKVVNQDAMANPGCLPWYVAFAQQRAATAPVR, translated from the coding sequence ATGGAGACAAAAAACACCCCCCCGTTCGTTCCCCAGATCCGCCTGTACCAGGACTGGCTGCAGGCCCGCCACGGCCTGGCGTTTGCCGACTACGACGCGCTGTGGCGCTGGTCGGTCACCGACCTCGATGCGTTCTGGCAGAGCATCTGGGACTACTTCGACCTGCAGTCGCCCACCCCGCACACGGCCGTGCTGGCGCGCAATGCCATGCCGGGGGCCGTGTGGTTCCCCGGGGCGCAGGTCAACTACGCGCGCCAGGTGCTGCGCCATGTGGACCCGGCGCATGCCGCGGGCCTGCCGGCCGTGGTGAGCCGCAACGAGCGCGGCCTGCACCGCGAGCTGTCCTGGCCCGAGCTGCGCCGCCAGGTCGCCTCGCTCGCGCTGCACCTGCACCGCCAGGGCGTGCGGCGCGGCGACCGGGTGGCGGCCTACCTGCCCAACATCCCCGAGGCCATGGTGGCCCTGCTGGCCACGGCCAGCCTGGGCGCGGTGTGGAGCGTGTGCGCGCCCGACATGGGCACGGCCGCCGTGCTGGACCGCTTCCGTCAGATCGCGCCCAAGGTGCTGATCGCGGTGGACGGCGTGACCTACGGCGGGCGCGACCACGACCGCACCGGCGTGCTGGCCGAGCTGCGCGCGGCGCTGCCCTCGGTCACGCACGTGGTCGTGGTGCAGCACCTGCATGCTCCTGAAACCATAGCAGACACGGCAGATTACTCTAGGGCATGCGGCCAAAACGATGCCGAAACCGCGGCCTTCGAGCCCGAGTGGCTGCCGTTCGACCATCCGCTGTGGATCGTCTATTCCAGCGGCACCACCGGCCTGCCCAAGCCCATCGTGCACGGCCACGGCGGCATGGTGCTGGTGGCGCTGCAGCTCAAGGGGCTGCACAACGACATCGGCTGCAGCTACGAGCCCAATTCGTTCGGCGAGCGCTACCACTGGTACAGCTCGACCGGCTGGGTGATGTGGAACGCACAGGTGAGCGGCCTGCTGGCGGGCACAACGTGCGTGATCTACGACGGCAACCCGGGCGGCAGCCGCGAGCGGCCCGACTGGGGCACGCTCTGGCGCTTCGCCGCCGAGACGGGCGTGACGTTCTTCGGCGCGGGCGCGGCCTTCTACGCCAACTGCATGAAGTCGGGCCTGTCGCTGGCGGACTGCGGCGACCTGTCGCGGGTGCGGGCGCTGGGCACCACCGGCTCGCCGCTCGCGCCCGAGGTGCAGGCCTGGGGCACGGCGCAGTTCCGCGCCCTGGGCGTGTCGGGCCATGCGGACGGCGACATCTGGTGGAACAACATCTCCGGCGGCACCGATTTTTGCGGCGCCTTCATCGGCGGGCACCGCGAGCTGCCCCAGGTGCCCGGCGAGATGCAATGCCGCATGCTGGGCGCGGCGGTCGAGGCGTGGAATACCGAGGGCCAGCCGGTGATCGACGAGGTGGGCGAACTGGTGTGCACCCAGCCCATTCCGTCCATGCCGCTGTACCTGTGGGGCGATGGCGGCCCGGGCCCGGCCGGGCAAGGCGGCGACCCGAACGGCAAGCGCTATCTGGCAAGCTACTTCGACATGTACCCGCCCGGCCACGGCCGGCTACCGGGCGGCGGCGATGGCCCCTTGGACATGGGCCCGGTCTGGCGCCACGGCGACTGGATCAAGATCGGCCGCCACGGCGGCTGCGTGATCTACGGCCGCAGCGACGCCACCATCAACCGCCACGGCCTGCGCATGGGCACGAGCGAGATCTACCGCGCCGTCGAGGCCCTGCCCGAGGTGCTGGACAGCCTGGTGGTCGATCTGGAATCGCTGGGCCGCGACAGCTACATGCCGCTCTTCGTCGCGCTGCGGGGCGGCGTGGTGCTGGACGACGCCCTTCGCGCGCGCATCGCGGCGGCCATCCGCACCGCGCTGTCGCCGCGCTTCGTGCCGGACGAGATCGTGCAGGTGGCCGAGGTGCCGCGCACGCTGAGCGGCAAGAAGCAGGAGCTGCCCATCAAGAAGCTGCTGCTGGGCCAGCCGCTGGAGAAGGTGGTCAACCAGGACGCCATGGCCAACCCGGGCTGTCTGCCGTGGTACGTGGCGTTCGCGCAGCAGCGCGCGGCCACCGCTCCTGTGCGTTAG
- a CDS encoding DUF6139 family protein: MRVDIYRRAESDGKFSHLAVPEGRPIPQEAINVDWETEARGQEMDENADHWDDYGIAQPSAQIDEKGYAITSVRELTD, translated from the coding sequence ATGCGCGTAGACATCTATCGCCGAGCCGAATCCGATGGCAAGTTCTCCCACCTCGCCGTACCCGAGGGGCGCCCCATCCCGCAGGAGGCGATCAATGTGGACTGGGAGACCGAAGCCCGCGGCCAGGAGATGGACGAGAACGCCGACCACTGGGACGACTACGGCATCGCGCAGCCGTCCGCGCAGATCGATGAAAAGGGCTATGCCATCACCAGCGTGCGCGAACTGACCGACTGA
- a CDS encoding MFS transporter — translation MAAECPQPLAAAASPARDSAPGERLPAALVRLLAVCCGVSVANVYYAQPLLDAVARDFGIHPMAVGGVITATQVGCAIALLFVVALGDRVNRKRLLCGQLALLALALLGVASAPTPLWLLAGMGAIGLLGTAMTQGLIAYAATLARPAERGRVVGAVQGGVVIGLLLARTLAGAVTDLAGWRAVYVTSCVLSVVMLALLCKALPPARVPPAAMGYGALLRSMFTLLATERVLQVRGTIGLLMFAAFSVFWSALVLPLSAPPHALSHTAIGAFGLVGVAGALAAARAGHLADRGLGQRTTGIALACLLVSWVPIACAVHTLWALALGIILLDLGGQAVHVVNQSMIFSIRPEAHSRLVGCYMLFYAVGSGLGAMASTVVYGLAGWPGVCALGLGLSLAALLFWAATLRAMPAQRA, via the coding sequence ATGGCCGCTGAATGCCCGCAACCCCTGGCCGCAGCCGCTTCGCCCGCACGCGATAGCGCGCCCGGAGAGCGCCTGCCAGCGGCCCTGGTGCGCCTGCTGGCCGTGTGCTGCGGCGTGAGCGTCGCCAACGTCTATTACGCCCAACCCCTGCTGGATGCCGTCGCGCGGGATTTCGGCATCCACCCCATGGCGGTGGGCGGCGTGATCACGGCCACGCAGGTGGGCTGCGCCATCGCCTTGCTGTTCGTGGTGGCGCTGGGCGATCGGGTGAACCGCAAGCGCCTGCTGTGCGGGCAACTGGCGCTGCTGGCGCTGGCGCTGCTGGGCGTGGCCTCGGCCCCCACGCCGCTGTGGCTGCTCGCGGGAATGGGGGCCATCGGGCTGCTGGGGACCGCCATGACGCAAGGGCTGATCGCCTATGCCGCCACGCTGGCCCGGCCCGCCGAGCGCGGCCGCGTGGTCGGCGCCGTGCAGGGCGGGGTCGTCATCGGCCTGCTGCTGGCCCGCACGCTGGCCGGCGCGGTCACGGACCTGGCGGGCTGGCGCGCGGTCTATGTCACCTCCTGCGTGCTGTCGGTGGTGATGCTGGCGCTGCTGTGCAAGGCCTTGCCACCGGCCCGTGTGCCACCGGCGGCGATGGGCTACGGCGCGCTGCTGCGCTCGATGTTCACGCTGCTGGCCACCGAGCGGGTGCTGCAGGTGCGCGGCACCATCGGGCTGCTGATGTTCGCGGCGTTCAGCGTGTTCTGGAGCGCGCTCGTGCTGCCGCTGAGCGCGCCGCCCCATGCCCTGTCGCACACGGCCATCGGCGCCTTCGGGCTGGTCGGCGTGGCGGGCGCCCTGGCCGCCGCGCGGGCCGGCCATCTCGCGGACCGGGGCCTGGGGCAGCGGACCACCGGCATCGCGCTGGCCTGCCTGCTGGTGTCATGGGTGCCCATCGCGTGCGCGGTGCACACGCTGTGGGCGCTGGCGCTCGGCATCATCCTGCTCGACCTGGGCGGCCAGGCCGTTCACGTGGTCAACCAGAGCATGATCTTCAGCATCCGGCCCGAGGCGCACAGTCGCCTGGTGGGCTGCTACATGCTGTTCTATGCCGTGGGCAGCGGCCTGGGGGCGATGGCATCGACCGTGGTGTACGGGCTTGCCGGCTGGCCCGGTGTGTGCGCGCTGGGCTTGGGGCTCAGCCTGGCGGCGCTGCTCTTTTGGGCGGCAACGCTTCGGGCGATGCCTGCGCAGCGGGCCTGA